A single window of Zea mays cultivar B73 chromosome 10, Zm-B73-REFERENCE-NAM-5.0, whole genome shotgun sequence DNA harbors:
- the LOC118473527 gene encoding uncharacterized protein, whose protein sequence is MEAKQAEARWEKMMLAIEKLTGKVDAMEEERTLFRKQMEETGKAVSLLRLEAMARDMDRYGKEEAGERDNRNSQNRGERMHRGREESSGQLDRDGEQLQQHIPRMPFPKFGGTDPAIWIIQCEDYFNLYRVPDFFKSTMASLNFEGTAARWLQVVRLKQGLGDWRNLSRLVLDKFGAEEYPRAMRKLLNMRQKGGVEEYVKEFEEARYATAVHNPTMDETFYVSQFVKGLKNEIQYPVMSQLPATVHKAQLLAQVQQDIIDKGGMKFTKQPVLGRLGGGNRADGKGVEVGGWSKERQLKEYRRVNGLCFTCGEKFEPGHQARCQKGNAVQLHVLVPEDMEKVLTPEVLEQIEQEEKQEEEELKLSLNAINGADDSQCIRLRALIQHQLLLMLVDSGSSTSFISKQMVEKLKLEVEECDPVKVKVASGDIMVSTQRVREVKWWTGGHTFVFPMRVLDIGVYDSILGFDWLRAHSPMNCDWDNKTLEFYHQGQKVQIQGDCAKVTEVSQVHVVQVQKWLKGNEVWAFVLLEQVVPTTEEVKGQLAALLTEFQDLFAQPAALPPKREFDHYIPLLPGSVPVNARPYRYSPLHKDEIERQVAELLKAGLIVPSVSSFASPVLLVQKKDGTWRFCIDYRKLNDMTVKNRFPMPLVDEILDELAGTQYFSSLDMTAGYHQIRMGEEDEHKTAFKTHHGHYQFRVMPFGLTNAPATFQCAMNSILEPFLRKFVLVFIDDILIYSPTLQDHVQHLKQVFTVLRHHQFYLKRKKCVFAQAKLQYLGHIISKEGVATDPSKTEAMVRWPVPTSVTELRGFLGLTGYYRKFVRHYGTLAKPLTILLQGKKAWVWTLEAQKAFEHLKKAMTQTPVLALPRFEIPFVVETDACDEGIGAVLMQEHKPLAFLSKALGMKNKQLSIYEKEFLALIMAVDRWRPYLQRSSFTIMTDHQSLSFLGEQQLQSELQRKAMAKLMGLQFKIVYKKGKENVVADALSRVGAAMTLALVSEVQPVWLQEILNSYATDLQAQQLLQKLVIQSPDEDGYFLQQGVIRKDQQIWALYGYEASVLRIPSVTGQEDEGAVQFVQHRAEHSEMLKANLARAQQRYKHFADKKRVPREFQVGEQIRSVI, encoded by the exons ATGGAAGCAAAGCAAGCTGAAGCACGCTGGGAGAAGATGATGCTGGCCATCGAGAAGCTGACAGGGAAGGTTGATGCCATGGAGGAAGAGAGGACGCTGTTTCGCAAGCAAATGGAGGAGACCGGGAAGGCTGTTTCTCTTCTTCGGTTGGAAGCCATGGCAAGGGATATGGATCGTTATGGGAAGGAAGAAGCAGGAGAAAGAGACAACAGAAATTCTCAGAACAGAGGAGAAAGAATGCACAGAGGTAGAGAGGAGAGTTCTGGGCAACTGGACAGAGATGGGGAACAATTGCAACAACATATACCAAGGATGCCCTTCCCAAAGTTTGGAGGAACAGATCCAGCCATTTGGATCATACAATGTGAAGATTATTTCAACCTCTACCGGGTCCCTGATTTTTTTAAGTCCACTATGGCGTCTCTCAACTTTGAAGGTACTGCAGCACGATGGTTGCAGGTAGTAAGGTTGAAGCAAGGGTTGGGTGATTGGAGGAATTTGTCTAGACTGGTATTAGACAAATTTGGAGCTGAGGAATACCCAAGAGCGATGAGGAAAttgttgaatatgaggcaaaagGGGGGAGTGGAAGAATATGTGAAGGAGTTTGAGGAAGCAAGATATGCTACTGCTGTTCATAATCCTACGATGGATGAAACATTTTATGTCAGTCAGTTTGTCAAAGGACTGAAGAATGAAATTCAGTATCCAGTTATGTCCCAGCTTCCTGCTACTGTTCACAAGGCACAACTATTGGCTCAAGTTCAGCAGGATATTATTGATAAGGGAGGAATGAAGTTTACCAAGCAGCCTGTTCTTGGTAGATTGGGAGGAGGAAATAGAGCAGATGGTAAAGGTGTTGAGGTGGGAGGATGGAGCAAGGAGAGACAACTAAAAGAGTATAGAAGAGTGAATGGTCTCTGCTTCACTTGTGGAGAGAAATTTGAACCTGGTCATCAAGCAAGGTGCCAGAAAGGGAATGCAGTCCAGTTACATGTTCTAGTTCCTGAGGATATGGAGAAGGTTTTAACTCCTGAAGTATTGGAGCAAATAGAGCAAGaggagaaacaggaagaagaggaACTGAAGCTGTCTCTGAATGCTATTAACGGGGCTGATGATTCTCAATGTATCCGACTTAGAGCATTGATTCAGCATCAGCTGCTATTGATGTTGGTTGATTCGGGAAGTTctaccagttttattagcaagcagATGGTGGAGAAGTTAAAGTTGGAGGTGGAAGAATGTGACCCAGTGAAGGTCAAGGTGGCTAGTGGGGATATTATGGTCAGCACTCAGAGAGTAAGGGAAGTAAAATGGTGGACTGGAGGGCACACCTTTGTTTTCCCTATGAGAGTGTTGGACATTGGAGTATATGATTCCATTTTGGGATTTGACTGGTTGAGGGCCCATAGCCCTATGAACTGTGACTGGGATAACAagaccttggagttttaccatcaggGACAGAAAGTCCAAATACAAGGAGACTGTGCTAAGGTTACAGAAGTTTCTCAAGTGCATGTTGTTCAGGTGCAGAAATGGTTGAAAGGGAATGAGGTCTGGGCTTTTGTGTTGCTGGAACAGGTGGTACCAACGACAGAAGAGGTGAAGGGGCAGTTAGCAGCACTACTCACAGAATTTCAGGATTTATTCGCTCAGCCTGCAGCCTTACCTCCCAAAAGGGAGTTTGACCACTATATACCATTGCTGCCAGGGTCGGTTCCAGTGAATGCCAGACCATATAGATACTCTCCACTACACAAAGATGAGATAGAGAGACAAGTGGCAGAATTGCTCAAAGCAGGCTTGATTGTTCCTAGTGTAAGCTCTTTTGCTTCTCCAGTATTACTGGTACAAAAGAAAGATGGAACATGGAGGTTTTGCATAGATTACAGAAAGCTCAATGATATGACAGTGAAGAATAGGTTTCCAATGCCTTTGGTGGATGAGATTTTAGATGAGTTGGCAGGCACCCAATATTTTTCCAGTTTGGATATGACAGCTGGGTACCATCAGATTCGAATGGGCGAAGAAGATGAGCACAAGACTGCTTTTAAAACCCATCATGGGCATTATCAATTCAGAGTAATGCCATTTGGGTTGACCAATGCTCCTGCCACTTTTCAGTGTGCTATGAATAGTATTTTGGAACCCTTCCTCAGGAAGTTTGTGCttgtttttattgatgatattctcattTACAGCCCAACATTGCAAGATCATGTTCAACATTTGAAGCAAGTTTTCACTGTGTTAAGGCATCACCAGTTTTATCTCAAAAGGAAGAAATGTGTGTTTGCTCAGGCGAAATTGCAGTATTTGGGCCATATTATTTCTAAGGAAGGGGTTGCTACTGATCCATCCAAGACTGAGGCCATGGTCAGGTGGCCAGTGCCTACTTCTGTCACTGAGTTAAGAGGTTTTCTCGGTTTGACTGGGTATTACAGGAAGTTTGTCAGGCATTATGGTACTCTGGCAAAGCCCTTGACAATATTACTTCAAGGCAAGAAGGCATGGGTGTGGACACTTGAAGCTCAGAAGGCTTTTGAACATCTTAAGAAGGCCATGACTCAAACACCTGTTCTGGCTTTACCAAGGTTTGAGATACCTTTTGTGGTTGAgactgatgcttgtgatgaaggcATAGGAGCTGTTCTTATGCAGGAGCACAAACCATTGGCTTTCTTGAGTAAGGCCCTGGGTATGAAGAACAAGCAACTATCCATTTATGAGAAGGAATTTCTGGCCTTAATCATGGCAGTTGACAGGTGGAGACCTTATTTGCAAAGGTCCTCTTTCACTATTATGACAGACCATCAGTCTCTGTCTTTCTTGGGAGAACAGCAGCTTCAGTCTGAATTGCAAAGAAAAGCTATGGCTAAGCTTATGGGTCTCCAGTTCAAGATAGTGTACAAGAAGGGAAAAgagaatgtggtggcagatgctttgtcTAGGGTGGGGGCAGCCATGACTTTAGCACTGGTTTCGGAGGTCCAACCGGTTTGGCTTCAGGAAATTTTGAACTCTTATGCCACAGATTTGCAGGCCCAGCAACTTTTACAGAAATTGGTAATACAGAGTCCTGATGAAGATGGCTATTTTCTTCAGCAGGGAGTGATCAGAAAGGATCAGCAAATTTGG GCCCTTTATGGCTATGAAGCATCTGTTCTTAGAATTCCTTCGGTCACAGGGCAGGAGGATGAAGGAGCTGTCCAGTTTGTTCAGCACAGAGCTGAGCATAGTGAGATGTTGAAGGCCAATTTGGCTAGAGCTCAACAGAGGTATAAACATTTTGCAGATAAGAAGCGGGTTCCCAGGGAGTTTCAGGTCGGGGAACAG ATTAGATCTGTCATCTAG
- the LOC542668 gene encoding outer cell layer 2 → MANAACVGGSFLGVEKGKPATVSNLGAPAVLLLVLACLPLVLPSSDPKQGMSFGDLDGGGSAAGLQYPYGAFASSPVLSLTVVDARRRRGGGGNAKDASEAENEGQSMMSGHLDVVLSGGGDGEDGEAANQRKPKRKKPYNRHTPRQIEQLEAMFKEFHHPDEKQRAQLSRQLGLDPRQVKFWFQNRRTHLKNQLERQENARLKHENDKLRVENLSIREAIRDLVCSCCGGPAVLGELSPEEHQLRLENARLRDELARVCTVTSKFIGKPMSHMELLLAKEPHPMTGSSLELAVAVGVGSSVPSSKMPVSTISELAGSTSSSTGTVTTPMVTASLPMVSIDKSKFAQLAVSAMNELVKMARMNEPLWIPTIPSPGSPIMETLNFKEYLKAFSPCVGVKPTGFVSEASRESGIVTIDSSAALMEVFMDERRWSDIFYCIVAKASIVEEILPGVAGSRNGALLLMQAELQMLSPLVPIREVTFLRFCKQLAEGAWAVVDVSIDGLQTDQCLATNTKCRRLPSGCVLQDTPNGCKVTWVEHAEYPEASVHQLYQPLMRSGLALGAGRWLATLQRQCECLAILMSSLAAPEHDSAAVSLEGKWSLLKLARRMMENFCAGMGASSSREWSMLDGFTGSTGKDVRVMVQNSVDEPGVPPGVVLSVATAVWLPVTPERLFNFLRDEELRAEWDILSNGGPMQQVLRISKGQLDGNSVALLRADHTDSHLNSILILQETCTDRSGAMVVYTPVDFPAMQLVLGGGDSKNVALLPSGFVILPAGSTASGLGHKARGSLLTVAFQILVNSQPTAKLTVESVDTVYSLISCTIEKIKAALHCDVC, encoded by the exons ATGGCAAATGCCGCTTGTGTGGGCGGAAGCTTTTTGGGAGTAGAAAAGGGAAAGCCTGCCACTGTCAGCAACCTAGGCGCTCCTGCAGTCCTGCTGCTGGTTCTTGCCTGTCTCCCGCTTGTTCTCCCTAGTTCCGACCCGAAGCAGGGAATGAGCTTCGGCGATCTCGACGGCGGCGGGTCCGCGGCCGGCTTGCAGTACCCGTACGGCGCCTTCGCGTCATCGCCGGTCCTCTCGCTCACCGTG GTGGACGCCAGGcgccgccgcggcggcggcgggaacGCGAAGGACGCGTCGGAGGCGGAGAACGAGGGACAGTCGATGATGAGCGGACACCTCGACGTCGTCCTGTCTggcggcggcgatggcgaggACGGCGAGGCCGCGAACCAGCGCAAGCCCAAGCGCAAGAAGCCGTACAACCGCCACACGCCGCGGCAGATCGAACAGCTCGAAGC GATGTTCAAGGAATTCCACCACCCGGACGAGAAGCAGCGCGCGCAGCTGAGCAGGCAGCTGGGCCTGGACCCGCGGCAGGTCAAGTTCTGGTTCCAGAACCGGCGCACGCATTTGAAG AACCAACTGGAGCGGCAGGAGAACGCGAGGCTGAAACACGAGAACGACAAACTGCGCGTCGAGAACCTGTCCATCCGGGAGGCCATAAGGGACCTGGTGTGCAGCTGCTGTGGCGGTCCAGCGGTGCTCGGGGAGCTGTCGCCCGAAGAGCACCAGCTGCGCCTCGAGAATGCGAGGCTCAGGGACGAGCTCGCTCGAGTCTGCACCGTCACTTCCAAGTTCATTGGCAAGCCCATGTCTCACATGGAACTGCTGCTCGCGAAGGAGCCGCATCCTATGACAGGCTCGTCACTGGAACTTGCAGTTGCTGTTGGTGTTGGTTCCAGCGTGCCATCGAGCAAAATGCCTGTCTCGACGATCTCCGAGTTGGCCGGCAGCACATCCAGCTCAACGGGAACAGTGACCACGCCCATGGTGACTGCATCCTTGCCGATGGTTAGCATTGACAAGTCCAAGTTCGCCCAGCTTGCAGTGAGTGCGATGAATGAGCTTGTCAAGATGGCGCGGATGAATGAACCGCTGTGGATTCCAACCATTCCCTCACCTGGCTCACCAATCATGGAGACTCTAAACTTTAAAGAGTACTTGAAGGCATTCTCACCATGTGTTGGAGTGAAGCCTACTGGGTTTGTGTCTGAGGCCTCTAGGGAATCCGGCATTGTCACCATTGACAGTAGCGCTGCTCTTATGGAGGTCTTCATGGATGAG AGACGATGGTCAGACATATTCTACTGCATTGTTGCCAAGGCATCAATCGTTGAGGAGATCTTACCTGGTGTTGCAGGAAGCAGAAATGGTGCATTGCTGCTT ATGCAGGCAGAACTACAAATGCTTTCACCTCTTGTCCCTATAAGGGAGGTTACATTTCTCAGGTTCTGCAAACAGCTTGCTGAGGGTGCATGGGCTGTAGTGGATGTTTCCATTGATGGACTGCAGACGGATCAGTGCCTAGCTACAAACACGAAATGCCGGAGGCTGCCTTCAGGTTGCGTGTTGCAAGATACCCCCAATGGCTGCAAG GTCACATGGGTTGAGCATGCAGAATATCCTGAGGCGTCCGTGCACCAGCTCTACCAGCCTCTTATGCGCTCTGGCCTCGCCCTTGGCGCAGGGCGGTGGCTTGCAACACTGCAACGCCAGTGTGAGTGCTTGGCCATCCTCATGTCATCGCTTGCAGCGCCAGAGCATGACTCAGCAG CGGTTTCTCTGGAAGGAAAATGGAGCCTGTTGAAGTTGGCACGGAGGATGATGGAGAACTTCTGCGCAGGGATGGGCGCGTCATCTTCCCGCGAATGGAGTATGCTGGATGGCTTTACAGGTAGCACGGGGAAAGACGTGCGGGTCATGGTGCAGAACAGTGTGGATGAACCTGGGGTGCCACCGGGTGTGGTGCTTAGCGTCGCCACAGCAGTATGGCTACCTGTGACCCCTGAGCGGCTCTTCAACTTCCTTCGCGACGAGGAGCTCCGTGCTGAGTGGGACATCCTCAGCAATGGTGGCCCTATGCAGCAGGTGCTACGCATTTCCAAGGGCCAACTGGACGGCAACTCTGTCGCTCTGCTGAGAGCTGAT CATACAGACTCCCACCTGAACAGCATCTTGATTCTACAAGAGACGTGCACTGACAGATCTGGCGCAATGGTCGTGTACACCCCGGTGGACTTCCCGGCAATGCAGCTTGTGCTTGGTGGAGGGGACTCGAAGAACGTGGCGCTCTTACCATCTGGTTTCGTCATTCTGCCTGCTGGGTCTACCGCCAGTGGGCTCGGGCACAAGGCACGCGGATCGCTGCTCACAGTTGCATTCCAGATCCTCGTGAACAGCCAGCCCACAGCAAAGCTGACGGTGGAGTCAGTGGACACCGTGTACAGCCTCATCTCCTGTACCATCGAGAAGATCAAGGCGGCACTTCACTGTGACGTCTGTTAA